The following are encoded in a window of Sutcliffiella horikoshii genomic DNA:
- a CDS encoding Na+/H+ antiporter subunit A, with product MSLIHLVILSPFLLAILVPFAHKYFKSIHTGWFVFVLPLFLFIYFLQFLSTTMNGETYTSTMKWIPSIGIDFAVYLDGLGLLFALLITGIGALVVLYSIYYLSKEKEALNTFYVYLLMFMGAMLGVVLSDNLLVMYSFWELTSISSFLLISYWYHREKSRYGAQKSMLITVFGGLAMLAGIILLYLMTGSFSIRENIANVDVITSHELFVPALLLFLLGAFTKSAQFPFHIWLPDAMEAPTPVSAYLHSATMVKAGIYLVARMSPVFAGAPEWFWLVSGFGIVTLFWGSFSAVKQTDLKAILAFSTVSQLGLIMSLLGIGSAAAHYDYIGENAYTIATLAAVFHLINHATFKGSLFMVVGIVDHETGTRDIRKLGGLMNLMPITFTLAIIGAFSMAGLPPFNGFLSKEMFFTGMLQALEIGAWNMETLGMIFPVLAWVASVFTFIYSMILVFKTFTGKYQPEKMDKKPHEAPIGMLIPPIILASLVVIFGFFPMLLKGVIEPALYSILPSNVLSVEVKIYHWHGFNTELFMTIGVILVGVLLYLTVAKWGKIYDWFPQRLTLNKLYDGGLVALDRGSSAFTRLPMTGFIRDYLVMIFGFMIILLGALLFFTDAFNVNLTNVAPVGIYEVILAVVMVISAVTILFVKSRLAAIIALGAVGYSMSLFFVLFRAPDLALTQLVIETVSVALFLLCFYHLPELSKKMDKLRFKVTNFIISLGVGLIVIFIGLSVNSSKLFESISSYFEAASYKEAGGKNMVNVILVDFRGFDTLFEIAVLTIAAFGIYAMIKLRLADKKGGVKGESK from the coding sequence TTGTCACTGATTCATTTAGTGATTTTATCGCCTTTCTTGTTGGCGATTCTTGTGCCTTTTGCGCATAAGTATTTCAAAAGCATACATACTGGGTGGTTTGTATTTGTATTGCCACTCTTTTTGTTCATTTACTTTCTCCAATTCTTAAGCACCACCATGAACGGGGAAACATACACAAGCACCATGAAGTGGATTCCTTCCATCGGGATAGATTTCGCTGTTTACTTAGATGGCCTAGGACTGCTCTTTGCCTTGCTAATAACAGGTATCGGTGCCTTGGTCGTTCTTTACTCCATTTATTATTTATCTAAAGAAAAAGAAGCGTTAAATACTTTTTATGTATACCTACTCATGTTTATGGGTGCAATGCTAGGGGTTGTACTTTCGGACAATCTACTTGTTATGTATTCCTTCTGGGAATTGACTAGTATTTCTTCCTTCCTGTTAATCAGTTACTGGTACCATCGCGAAAAATCCCGCTATGGTGCACAGAAGTCTATGCTGATCACAGTGTTTGGCGGACTGGCAATGCTCGCTGGAATCATCCTCTTATATTTAATGACTGGGTCGTTCAGCATTCGAGAAAACATCGCAAACGTTGATGTTATCACCAGTCATGAACTATTTGTACCGGCACTTCTTTTATTTTTGCTTGGTGCCTTCACAAAATCAGCCCAATTCCCATTTCATATTTGGTTGCCGGACGCAATGGAAGCACCGACACCTGTCAGTGCGTACTTACATTCCGCTACCATGGTTAAGGCGGGTATTTATCTTGTAGCTCGTATGAGTCCTGTCTTTGCAGGTGCTCCGGAATGGTTCTGGCTTGTATCAGGATTCGGTATTGTGACCTTATTCTGGGGATCATTTTCTGCCGTTAAACAAACCGATTTGAAAGCAATATTGGCTTTCTCCACTGTCAGTCAACTAGGATTGATTATGTCCTTGCTAGGTATTGGAAGTGCAGCTGCACATTATGACTACATTGGGGAAAATGCTTATACGATTGCAACCCTTGCAGCGGTGTTCCATTTAATCAATCATGCAACCTTTAAAGGAAGCTTGTTCATGGTTGTCGGGATTGTCGATCACGAAACCGGGACTCGTGATATACGAAAGCTTGGCGGTTTGATGAACTTAATGCCTATAACTTTCACTCTGGCAATAATCGGGGCATTCTCGATGGCTGGCTTGCCTCCTTTTAACGGATTCTTGAGTAAAGAGATGTTCTTTACCGGGATGTTGCAAGCATTAGAGATAGGTGCTTGGAATATGGAAACGCTCGGTATGATTTTCCCAGTGCTTGCCTGGGTTGCAAGTGTCTTCACATTTATCTATAGCATGATTTTAGTGTTCAAAACCTTTACAGGGAAATACCAGCCTGAGAAGATGGATAAAAAACCGCATGAGGCACCAATTGGCATGCTTATCCCGCCAATCATCCTGGCTTCATTAGTTGTTATTTTCGGTTTCTTCCCAATGTTGTTAAAAGGGGTTATCGAACCTGCACTATATTCTATTCTTCCATCAAATGTTCTATCTGTGGAAGTGAAAATTTATCATTGGCACGGCTTTAATACAGAGTTGTTTATGACGATCGGAGTAATTCTTGTAGGTGTTCTTCTCTATCTTACAGTTGCCAAATGGGGGAAAATATACGATTGGTTCCCACAAAGGCTTACACTTAACAAATTGTATGATGGTGGGTTAGTCGCACTGGACAGGGGTTCATCTGCATTCACTAGATTGCCCATGACAGGCTTTATCCGTGACTACCTTGTTATGATTTTTGGATTCATGATTATATTGCTTGGAGCTCTGCTGTTCTTCACCGATGCATTTAATGTAAATCTAACTAATGTCGCGCCTGTTGGGATTTATGAAGTGATTTTAGCCGTTGTTATGGTCATTTCAGCTGTAACCATTCTATTTGTAAAATCTAGACTAGCGGCTATCATTGCACTTGGTGCAGTCGGATATTCTATGTCCCTGTTTTTCGTATTGTTTAGAGCACCGGATTTGGCATTAACTCAATTAGTTATTGAAACAGTTTCGGTGGCGTTGTTCTTGTTGTGTTTCTATCACCTTCCAGAGCTATCAAAGAAGATGGACAAACTTCGCTTTAAAGTGACGAATTTCATCATTTCATTAGGTGTTGGTCTTATTGTCATCTTTATCGGCCTTTCCGTTAACAGCTCAAAGTTGTTCGAATCAATTTCTAGTTATTTTGAGGCTGCTTCTTATAAAGAGGCTGGCGGAAAAAACATGGTTAACGTAATTC